The sequence TGCAGTCCAATCGGAGGGAATGGCGATGGCGATCAATGGTGGGGTGGGAGGAACGGATCGCAAGCGGAGGCCCTCATTCAGGATGGCAACATTCGGCAGATCATTGAGCTGACACCGTTGGCGGTTGTCAGATAAGCCCTGCCGTCCGTGCAAAGTAGCTGGTAACCAGGTTATCCCAAAACGCGAGGCAGTGACCAGGTTCTGCTCGTTGTGTACCGGATAGTAGCCGCGCACAAATTGACCAGCAACAGCATACAGATGATTGAAATTGAGTATGGCATTCGGCAGTTGTAGCGGATCGACTGTCCAGTGAATGCAGTGTAAACCGCTCGCCAGTGCCAGACGCGCCTGTTCCTGTTTCAAACGAGTAGCGAGACCGTGTTGCCGGTAAGCTGGATCAACGGCTAGCACTTGCGACTCAATTGCCAGTTCGTTCTTATCCATGGGTGAGCAGCCGAAACGCAGGAAGCCGAGCAGGAACCCAGCTAGTTGACCGTCAACAGTGGCGACAAGAGCAGTGCCAGGACCAAATTCGCGGCTGAACAAGTCGGGCGGATAGGGTTGACTACCCCATATTTTGCGGTAGAGGGTAGCGATGGCGTCCAGATCACCAGCTTGCGGTGGCCCAATCCAGACACCGGCCGGCCGCGGCGCAGCAGGAGCAAAGGTTGTACCATCGCTTGGGCGGTAGATAATGGCCGATATTTTAACGAGTGCCGCTTGAACGTCTGCATCGGTGAGCCGCTCGTGTATCTCGTGGAGGCGAAGTGTGTAGTGGCGAGTGCCGTTGATTATCGCCCGCGGAAAGAGAAGACCAATCCCGCTAAGGCGTTCACCTGTGTAGAAGGCTACCACCAACCCGCCCATGCGCGGAAACGTGCTCTTGACAAAATGAGGTGGAAGGAGAGCCGAATTCTGCGCAGCACCTGCCTGTTGCCATAGCGTATCAATCGTTGCGTTCCAGTTGCGATCGGTTGGATCAAGATAGTGTGCGGTCAGGACGGTTTGCATTGTTGACTCCACTGCAAAAAGGTGATCTTTTCACCACAGAGATCACAGAGATCACAGAGGCTAAAGATAATGTTATCTTTCATTGAACATAGGGTTGTGAAAAATGTTCTTCCATACGCCCAATGGCCAAAAATGATCCTTTTATTCATAAATCTTACACGCTCTGTGTACTCTGTGTGCTCCGTGGTTAGTCTGTGCAGTGGACTCATTTTGTTATCACCGAACAGGTCGTGACGATGTGTTGTTGTTCCATGATACTGCGGCATTCCGGTCAATTGTGGTTCGTTATCGGGAATCGTCTATGTCGTCGCCAAGTCAATAGTTGCCACCTGTACCGAATATGTTGTGACTTCTTTCTGTTTAAGGGCTCCCCACAATGCTATAGTTGTCACAAGGAATATATTTTGGTCAGCGTTGACCAGAGGAGGTATGTATGACCAGCCCAAACGTAGTAATTGACAAAGAGATTGATGCTCGTGGCAGCCATTGCCCTGGGCCGATGATGGAACTGATTAGAGGTATCAAGAGTGTGCCGGTCGGCTCAGTTGT comes from Chloroflexus sp. Y-396-1 and encodes:
- a CDS encoding GNAT family N-acetyltransferase, encoding MQTVLTAHYLDPTDRNWNATIDTLWQQAGAAQNSALLPPHFVKSTFPRMGGLVVAFYTGERLSGIGLLFPRAIINGTRHYTLRLHEIHERLTDADVQAALVKISAIIYRPSDGTTFAPAAPRPAGVWIGPPQAGDLDAIATLYRKIWGSQPYPPDLFSREFGPGTALVATVDGQLAGFLLGFLRFGCSPMDKNELAIESQVLAVDPAYRQHGLATRLKQEQARLALASGLHCIHWTVDPLQLPNAILNFNHLYAVAGQFVRGYYPVHNEQNLVTASRFGITWLPATLHGRQGLSDNRQRCQLNDLPNVAILNEGLRLRSVPPTPPLIAIAIPSDWTALQHRDLSLAMTWRDTTDALFETWIGWDRYVIYAVASDVSGHHYLIGRPAGSWIWEE